The stretch of DNA GAATCCGAGACTAGTTTTCGCGATTTGGAgtaggcctttaatgatgccgTGATTACAAACGTTGACTTATTTCACTCTGGGACTCTGGAAGTGATGAGAATAATGAATGAGTCATATTTCCAAGGTTCTAAGAGAGCCATGCAACCGTGACAGTCATGTatttatggaaagccgtttggctcataaccattacacgtgtaataaaacataaatacacgcgtaataaatgattaatacacgtgtatttatttcttattgcacgtgtaaattatcttttttcttatgctatggaatagcataatgattaaatacacgtgtaataaatatttcatactcgtgtaagaaatgattaaatacacgtgtaattaacatttcatgcgcgtgtaagaaatgtttaaatacacgtgtaattatttattacacgtgtatttaatcatttcttacacgtgtatgaattatttattacacgtgtatgaatcaatcattacgcgcgtattaattatttagtacgcgcgtatgaatcatttcttacgcgcgtatgaattatttattacgcgcgtatgaattatttattacgcgcgtatttaatcatttcttacacgtgtatgaacaatgttttacacgtgtatttaatcatttcttacacgtgtaagacatgattaaatacacgtgtaatacatttttcatacacgtgtaagaaatgaataaatacgcgtgtaataaatatttcatacaagcgttaaaaatgcaggagtcacgtggttaagcgacttaaaaactcggactgggaatccacatgaaaaacactctatgcgtcttcatcgcctcgctttgcacgcttacagctcaagatggcggaAGCGGCAAACGTCAATGTCACTTTAGAAGGTTTGCGAAGTCgtatattttccgattcaagttttaatTTATTACAAGTGTATCTAATGAttaaaatacacgtgtatttaaatcttttcctacacgtgtatttaatcatttcttacacgtgcatgaaatatttattacacgtgtatttaatcatttcttacacgtgtatgaattatttattacacgtgtatttaatcatttctgtATGAATTCCATTTCATGCAGTTTACCGAAACTACGGTTTATGTGAGAGAGTGCGCATGCGCTAGGCTAGCCATACCCGTATGTGTTATGGCGGCCATGGGCAGCATGTGGGAATTTTCGGCGTAGAAAACTTCATTTTCATCCGGAAATCGACGTAacctgttgtgttttgtgtgtgaaattgaTTGTTTCTGCTGGACAAAGTAAGTGCTTTATCCTTTATCGTGCCGAGTTCGAAAAAACCGCGAGTCGcgatgacagagagacaagtAGAGTTGGAACTCGATTCTGACTCAGAATTGAATGACTTGATCCACGCACCCGACACGGGTGGAAAGGAAAAACCACAAACAGTCACTCTACCAATCTCGGATTGGGAAAAGATGAAGAGTCAAAATGAGAAAATTTTGAAGTTTCTAACTATGGTGGTAGACAAAGATGGCGACTCGCCCCAAACGAAACAATCGAAAAAGAGAAAACGTGATGTCAGTGATGACGAACAATCTGTGGAGACAGGGGATGATTTCGATCACCTTCTTGAAGAAATGTGTAAAACTCAAGCATCAGAATCTCGACCCGAGGCTGAACTGAACGACCCCAATGAGAGTGAAATTATGAATGAACTGGAGCAAGATTTTGACATTTCTGAGACTCTTGGTGATGAAGTTGCAGATCGAATTGCAAAACTTGTATCAGTGATGGCAAAGGGTCAGATGACCGAAGAAAAGATGaagcaaaaagaaagagagttTAAACGCCCAAAGAACATTGAGACAGGCGTCCCAAAAGTGAATCCCGAAATCTGGGGTTTGATGGAACACAGTGCCAAAACGTATGACTTAAAATCACAACGTCAACAGAAGTTACTGTACACGGCCAACAATGCTCTTGTTGTGGCCTGGGATGTGTCCCTAAAAATGGGGGTTGCCAGTGAGGAACAGAAAAAGCTGATCAAAACAATTGCTGAGGCAAGTGGGCTGATACTGAAAACAGCGTATGACATGTCACTGGACAGAAGAGCAAAAATACTGTCTGGACAAAATGTGAAC from Littorina saxatilis isolate snail1 linkage group LG13, US_GU_Lsax_2.0, whole genome shotgun sequence encodes:
- the LOC138983545 gene encoding uncharacterized protein; translated protein: MTERQVELELDSDSELNDLIHAPDTGGKEKPQTVTLPISDWEKMKSQNEKILKFLTMVVDKDGDSPQTKQSKKRKRDVSDDEQSVETGDDFDHLLEEMCKTQASESRPEAELNDPNESEIMNELEQDFDISETLGDEVADRIAKLVSVMAKGQMTEEKMKQKEREFKRPKNIETGVPKVNPEIWGLMEHSAKTYDLKSQRQQKLLYTANNALVVAWDVSLKMGVASEEQKKLIKTIAEASGLILKTAYDMSLDRRAKILSGQNVNRKYRKLASSNIPVTQWLFGDDLKSACADIDCTTKLGLAFTQSSRGQKYFPSRQYAPKNSEWRGRGRWNWNGKRGAQFRVRGRSQGRPFFSGTTTSRQAE